From the Chionomys nivalis chromosome 18, mChiNiv1.1, whole genome shotgun sequence genome, the window CATAAGGCAACATGCTATATGTGAAAAATTACTAACTCAACTACAGGTATTAAATACTGAAAAAATTAAcagtttattataatttattttatttaacaatctAGGAAGTTCGCAGCCATGAGCAGTTCCAGAGCTATTTCAGGTGCAATTGGGAATTCAGGAATCTTGGTGGAGCTGTTAGTGTAGCGGACCTTGTAGGTAAAGTACATGCACACTTTTGAGAGCACGTGCGAAGGGATTGCTCTAAAATTGACCTCATTGGTTTCATTTTCGGCAAATTGACCTGGTCCACTCAACATGGCCTTTATTGTTCCTGATGTTAATGCATGTTCTCTTTTTACAATAAATTCATGGCCATCAGAAGATATTAATTTGACGTACATGGCGTCAGGGCCTTCACAGCCACCACAGGTTTTCTCTTCTCCATCCATTATGTTCTTACAGAATTCTACTTGACCCCACAGGAACT encodes:
- the LOC130890068 gene encoding elongin-C-like, coding for MDGEEKTCGGCEGPDAMYVKLISSDGHEFIVKREHALTSGTIKAMLSGPGQFAENETNEVNFRAIPSHVLSKVCMYFTYKVRYTNSSTKIPEFPIAPEIALELLMAANFLDC